One segment of Paraburkholderia bonniea DNA contains the following:
- a CDS encoding cytochrome b, producing the protein MTGQILFPPRLERASYTGPAIALHWLIALLIVCGFALGWVMTDIPGFTPTKLRYFSWHKWIGVTVFALAVLRVLWRATHAAPPLPQTTPAWQRAASHLVHFALYLLMLVIPLSGYLYSSAANVPVVYLGLVPLPRLIAPDAELKVLLKTVHVVLNYSLLVLVVMHVAAVIKHQFLDRDGLLSRMLPSRK; encoded by the coding sequence ATGACAGGTCAAATCTTGTTTCCCCCGCGTCTTGAGCGCGCCTCCTACACCGGGCCTGCGATTGCACTGCACTGGCTGATTGCGTTGCTGATCGTGTGTGGTTTCGCGCTAGGCTGGGTGATGACCGACATTCCTGGTTTCACCCCTACCAAGCTGCGTTATTTCTCCTGGCACAAATGGATTGGTGTAACGGTCTTCGCGCTGGCAGTGCTGCGCGTGCTGTGGCGCGCAACCCATGCCGCGCCGCCTTTGCCCCAGACCACGCCAGCGTGGCAGCGGGCCGCCTCACACCTGGTTCATTTCGCGCTGTACCTGCTGATGCTGGTGATTCCCCTCTCGGGCTATCTGTACAGCTCAGCGGCCAATGTGCCGGTGGTGTACCTCGGGCTGGTGCCTCTGCCGCGCCTGATTGCACCGGATGCCGAGCTCAAGGTGCTGCTCAAAACCGTGCATGTGGTGCTGAATTACAGCTTGCTGGTGCTGGTGGTGATGCATGTCGCCGCGGTGATCAAGCATCAGTTTCTGGACCGCGACGGCTTGCTGTCGCGCATGCTTCCTTCTCGCAAGTAG
- a CDS encoding paraquat-inducible protein A yields MEHDNLIACHECDALFRKPRLTGRQMARCSRCGATLYRSASTRLDNICAMTLAALITFLIAQAFPIVELETNGIRSQASLFGALVALWDEEMQIVAVMVFCSTVLFPLTELVALLYVLIPLRAGYIPPGFNEVLRAIQFVRPWGMIEVFMLGVLVTMVKMVSLARVIPEAALFAFGALTLMFAVVVTFDPRTLWDLADDLAAHRPPLPDDAPAVTTEAATARTAAAPVTALPPRQG; encoded by the coding sequence ATGGAACATGACAACCTGATTGCGTGCCACGAATGCGATGCACTCTTTCGCAAGCCACGGCTGACCGGCCGCCAAATGGCACGCTGCTCACGCTGTGGCGCAACGCTCTATCGCAGCGCCTCAACCCGGCTCGACAACATCTGCGCCATGACGCTCGCCGCGCTCATCACGTTTTTGATCGCGCAGGCGTTTCCGATTGTCGAACTCGAAACCAATGGCATCCGTTCCCAGGCCAGCCTGTTCGGTGCGCTGGTCGCGCTCTGGGACGAAGAGATGCAGATCGTCGCGGTGATGGTGTTTTGCTCCACCGTGCTATTCCCGCTTACCGAACTGGTGGCGCTGCTTTATGTGCTGATTCCGCTGCGCGCCGGATACATTCCACCGGGTTTTAACGAGGTGCTGCGCGCGATTCAATTCGTGCGGCCGTGGGGCATGATCGAAGTCTTCATGCTTGGCGTGCTGGTCACGATGGTCAAAATGGTCAGCCTCGCGCGGGTGATCCCGGAAGCCGCGTTATTTGCTTTTGGCGCGCTGACGCTGATGTTCGCGGTGGTCGTCACGTTCGATCCACGCACGCTCTGGGACCTCGCAGACGATCTCGCCGCACACCGCCCGCCGCTTCCCGACGACGCCCCCGCGGTAACCACAGAGGCGGCCACGGCCAGAACCGCAGCCGCTCCCGTCACCGCCCTGCCGCCGCGCCAAGGATGA
- a CDS encoding paraquat-inducible protein A, translating into MNYLTARRAGLLACHACGQLAPRQRDASAQHCLRCGSALHSRNPNSLTRTWALLIAAALLYIPANLLPIMHTASLVGDEDDTIMSGVVYFWTSGDWPLSIIVFVASILVPMLKLSVLVLLAFTAQRRSRWRQLERTRLYRIVERVGRWSMLDIFVVTLTVALVRFKSLAVITAGPGAIAFGSVVILTMLASMQFDPRLIWDNVKNSVKNNAKNDPSHPTQSTTQNAQDAKHD; encoded by the coding sequence ATGAACTACCTCACAGCCAGACGGGCCGGCCTGCTGGCCTGTCATGCCTGCGGCCAGCTCGCACCGCGCCAGCGCGACGCCAGCGCCCAGCACTGCCTGCGCTGCGGCAGCGCACTGCACTCCCGCAATCCGAATAGCCTGACGCGCACCTGGGCGCTGCTGATCGCCGCAGCGCTGCTCTACATTCCGGCGAACCTGCTGCCGATCATGCATACCGCGTCGCTGGTCGGCGATGAAGACGACACCATCATGAGCGGCGTCGTTTACTTCTGGACCTCCGGCGACTGGCCACTTTCGATCATCGTGTTTGTTGCCAGCATTCTGGTGCCGATGCTCAAGCTCTCGGTGCTGGTGCTGCTGGCGTTCACTGCCCAGCGCCGCTCGCGCTGGCGTCAACTGGAACGCACCAGGCTGTACCGCATCGTCGAGCGCGTTGGCCGCTGGTCGATGCTCGATATCTTTGTCGTCACCCTGACCGTCGCGCTAGTGCGCTTTAAGTCACTCGCCGTGATTACCGCCGGGCCGGGTGCCATCGCGTTCGGCTCGGTCGTCATTCTGACCATGCTGGCCTCTATGCAATTCGATCCACGCCTTATCTGGGATAACGTGAAAAACAGCGTGAAAAACAACGCGAAAAACGATCCCAGCCACCCCACGCAGAGCACCACCCAAAACGCTCAGGATGCCAAACATGACTAA
- a CDS encoding intermembrane transport protein PqiB → MTNPQGPTPPPIADLPEPEIVAPRRSWLPSLVWVIPLIAALIGIALVVKSVVDKGPTITISFTSAEGLEPGKTQVKYKDVNVGSVKTITLSKDLSQVQVEVQLTKEASRFAVKGSRFWVVRPRIGASGVSGLGTLLSGAYIGVDAGQSHDTQKAFVGLETPPPVTGDQKGRQYTLRGDSLGSIDIGSPIFYRRLQVGQVVGFSLDKDGTGVTMQVFVAAPYDQYVGTNTRWWHASGVDLRLDSSGFTLNTQSLATVIVGGLSFQSPPNQTAGKLAPNNMTFHLSSDETDAMREPDGPPLQVVMNFNQSLRGLAIGAPVDFRGIVLGQVTSIGIEYNPKTRSFMMPVTMNVYPNRLGKRFRDAVPGPGNVIGKDLLERLVKHGLRGQLRTGNLITSQLYVALDIFPKAPPATIDVNLDPLELPTIANTLDELQLQVADIARKLNKVPFEQIGDNLNSSLKNANQLFNRLDGEVVPQIRDMLTSAKQTFSSAEATLQQGSPLQSDVHQALQELTRTLQSLNALSDYLERHPESLLRGKPGDKP, encoded by the coding sequence ATGACTAATCCACAAGGGCCCACGCCCCCACCGATAGCCGATCTGCCCGAGCCTGAAATCGTTGCGCCACGGCGTAGCTGGCTGCCCTCGCTGGTCTGGGTGATTCCGCTGATTGCCGCGCTAATCGGCATCGCACTGGTGGTCAAGTCGGTGGTCGACAAAGGCCCGACCATCACCATCAGTTTCACCAGCGCCGAAGGGCTCGAACCTGGCAAGACCCAGGTGAAATACAAAGATGTGAACGTCGGATCGGTGAAAACCATCACGCTGTCGAAAGATCTTTCGCAAGTTCAAGTCGAAGTTCAGCTAACCAAAGAAGCCTCGCGTTTCGCCGTCAAAGGCTCGCGCTTCTGGGTTGTGCGGCCGCGCATTGGCGCAAGCGGTGTCTCGGGGCTAGGCACGCTGCTGTCCGGGGCATATATCGGCGTCGATGCAGGCCAATCGCACGATACGCAAAAAGCCTTCGTCGGACTCGAAACGCCACCTCCAGTCACCGGCGACCAGAAAGGCCGGCAATACACATTGCGCGGTGATTCGCTGGGTTCGATTGATATCGGCTCACCGATCTTCTATCGCCGCCTGCAAGTGGGCCAGGTAGTCGGCTTTTCGCTCGACAAGGACGGCACTGGCGTGACGATGCAAGTGTTCGTCGCCGCGCCTTACGACCAGTACGTCGGCACCAACACGCGCTGGTGGCATGCCAGCGGGGTTGATCTGCGGCTTGATTCGAGCGGCTTCACGCTCAATACCCAATCGCTCGCCACGGTGATCGTGGGCGGGCTGTCGTTCCAGTCGCCGCCCAATCAGACTGCGGGCAAGCTCGCGCCGAACAATATGACGTTCCACCTGAGCTCGGACGAAACCGATGCCATGCGCGAACCGGACGGCCCGCCGTTGCAGGTCGTGATGAACTTCAACCAGTCGCTGCGCGGGCTGGCGATTGGCGCACCAGTTGATTTCCGCGGCATCGTGCTCGGCCAGGTCACCAGCATTGGCATCGAGTACAACCCGAAAACCCGCAGTTTCATGATGCCGGTCACGATGAATGTCTACCCGAACCGCCTCGGCAAACGCTTCCGCGATGCGGTGCCGGGCCCAGGCAATGTCATTGGCAAGGACTTGCTTGAGCGTCTGGTCAAGCACGGGTTACGTGGCCAGTTGCGCACAGGCAATCTGATCACCAGCCAGCTGTACGTGGCGCTCGATATCTTCCCGAAAGCCCCGCCTGCCACCATCGACGTCAACCTTGATCCGCTGGAGCTGCCGACCATTGCGAACACCCTTGACGAGCTGCAACTGCAAGTCGCAGATATCGCCAGAAAGCTCAACAAAGTGCCGTTCGAGCAAATCGGCGACAACCTGAACAGTTCGCTGAAAAACGCCAACCAGCTGTTTAACCGGCTTGATGGCGAAGTCGTGCCGCAGATCCGCGACATGCTGACCTCGGCCAAACAGACCTTTAGCTCTGCCGAAGCGACGCTGCAGCAAGGCTCGCCACTGCAGTCCGATGTTCACCAGGCGCTCCAGGAGCTCACCCGCACGCTGCAATCGCTAAATGCGCTGTCGGACTATCTGGAACGCCACCCGGAGTCGCTCTTGCGCGGCAAACCAGGAGATAAACCATGA
- a CDS encoding PqiC family protein produces the protein MTPAQLSHVRLRLRPFARGAASASLLAGLALLGACASPSSRFYTLNASEAATAPRPVASPTLLIEVPPVDVPLQVARNQFVVQSDPLKVKVLEQERWASLPGDEIRRALSTSLMQQLNTIDVTGTPRPEGVPLYRVNLAVQRFESWPGSHALLDAVWSVRAVGSQRVLTCRSIENMPVKEGYEALAGGHRRAVQQLATEIAAGIQTLASAPPEAPAASGSGTGTQKKTTALAPRFACPASPAALPATPDGASGVNTLSGNR, from the coding sequence ATGACGCCTGCCCAGCTCTCTCATGTGCGGCTACGGCTGCGCCCGTTCGCGCGCGGTGCGGCCAGCGCCAGCCTGCTGGCTGGTCTCGCGCTGCTGGGCGCTTGCGCCTCACCGTCCAGCCGCTTCTATACGCTGAACGCGAGCGAAGCGGCAACGGCACCGCGCCCCGTTGCCAGCCCCACGTTGTTAATCGAAGTGCCGCCTGTCGATGTGCCACTGCAAGTGGCGCGCAACCAGTTCGTGGTCCAGTCCGATCCGCTCAAGGTGAAAGTGCTTGAGCAGGAACGCTGGGCCTCGCTGCCAGGCGATGAAATCCGCCGCGCGCTGTCCACCAGCCTGATGCAGCAACTGAACACCATCGACGTCACCGGCACGCCGCGCCCAGAGGGCGTACCGCTTTACCGGGTGAACCTCGCCGTGCAGCGCTTCGAATCCTGGCCGGGTTCTCACGCGCTGCTCGATGCGGTCTGGAGCGTGCGGGCCGTGGGCAGCCAGAGGGTGCTGACCTGCCGCAGTATCGAGAACATGCCCGTCAAGGAGGGCTACGAAGCGCTCGCGGGCGGCCATCGGCGTGCAGTGCAGCAGCTTGCTACTGAGATCGCCGCGGGTATTCAGACGCTTGCCAGCGCGCCGCCTGAAGCGCCGGCAGCTAGTGGCAGCGGCACAGGCACTCAGAAAAAAACCACCGCCCTCGCTCCCCGCTTTGCGTGCCCGGCATCGCCGGCCGCCTTGCCCGCCACACCCGATGGCGCAAGCGGCGTCAATACGCTGAGCGGCAACCGCTAA
- a CDS encoding site-specific recombinase, which yields MFRPFATFIKKWRASRNTGHQLDALLAMADKNAPYAERNEWLIELAHWLHRGGTVQPDPVDPADDTPRSIPAHTRVRYLLNVLERNPAAKANVASILRKLLRESDSISLLCDSGMPVHSGFFGALAERFQSSLIPPAPNRRDLTAIFTLMFTSEHDAEWIAALPADLLVRIRELFNYCPPDNGDDSNPPRPASPFSLDLLTALHNLTCQISSTGLSPTVRSRLSEAEARLAPEKQPFYLLTRAMLAVEAAHQASAEGAEPERLLHEVNYLRVLLDQCRVAIDNVFSHLYKNGVSVDIVFQVERMRMRIQRAEHLLDTWMAAADDLHAHARLTAELIHANYASQSASHLLRSNFSLLARKVVEYSADTGEHYIARDRAEYLKMLRMAAGGGLVTVVTVCVKFSITGAHLQSMLEGLLAGINYSASFLLMHFLHFSLATKQPAMTAPTIARELDGAGTPEGVQSFVASVIALIRTQAAAILGNVLLVFPVCLGVQLLWQTLFHSNLISPEKAHATLHSFSLLGPTPFYAALTGVLLWSSSLLAGWADNWFVLHRVADALCYNRRLRMTLGAAGAARLAQFCRSNIAGVAGNITLGMMLGLVPAILTAFAFTFEVRHVTLSSGSIGIALGVLGRNALHQPELWWAVAGVGSMAILNVAVSFALAFYMAVRSRDLRHSHVRSLRGAVWRQIFKRPLDLVWPAKRQQQPR from the coding sequence ATGTTTCGTCCCTTCGCTACTTTCATCAAAAAATGGCGTGCGTCACGCAATACAGGTCATCAACTCGATGCGTTGCTGGCGATGGCAGACAAAAACGCTCCCTACGCCGAGCGCAACGAATGGCTGATCGAACTAGCGCACTGGCTGCACCGTGGTGGAACGGTCCAGCCCGACCCGGTTGACCCCGCTGACGACACGCCCCGCTCTATCCCCGCCCACACCCGGGTGCGCTATCTGCTGAATGTGCTGGAGCGCAACCCCGCCGCAAAAGCCAACGTCGCCAGCATCCTGCGCAAGCTGCTACGCGAGAGCGACAGCATCTCGCTACTGTGCGACTCCGGCATGCCAGTTCATTCGGGCTTTTTCGGCGCGCTCGCCGAGCGCTTCCAGTCATCGCTGATTCCTCCCGCACCTAACCGCCGCGACCTCACCGCGATCTTCACGCTGATGTTCACCTCAGAACACGACGCCGAATGGATCGCTGCGCTGCCAGCGGATTTGCTGGTGCGTATCCGCGAACTCTTCAACTATTGCCCGCCGGATAACGGCGACGACAGCAACCCGCCACGCCCTGCCAGCCCGTTTTCGCTCGACTTGCTCACCGCGCTGCATAACCTCACGTGCCAGATCAGTTCAACCGGTTTGTCGCCCACCGTGCGCAGCCGCCTGAGCGAAGCCGAAGCCCGTCTCGCGCCCGAGAAACAACCGTTCTATCTCCTCACGCGGGCCATGCTCGCGGTCGAAGCCGCCCATCAAGCCAGCGCCGAAGGTGCCGAGCCCGAGCGGCTGCTCCATGAGGTGAACTATCTACGCGTGCTGCTGGACCAGTGCCGGGTGGCGATCGACAACGTCTTCTCGCATCTGTACAAAAACGGCGTGAGCGTCGACATCGTGTTTCAGGTGGAGCGCATGCGCATGCGGATTCAGCGCGCTGAACACCTGCTCGACACCTGGATGGCCGCCGCTGACGACTTGCACGCACATGCCCGTCTGACCGCCGAGTTGATCCACGCGAACTACGCCAGCCAAAGCGCCTCGCACCTGCTGCGCAGCAATTTTTCGCTGCTCGCGCGCAAGGTGGTGGAGTACAGCGCCGATACCGGCGAACACTACATCGCCCGTGATCGCGCGGAGTATCTGAAGATGCTGCGCATGGCCGCAGGCGGTGGGCTAGTCACCGTGGTGACGGTGTGCGTGAAGTTTTCGATTACCGGCGCGCATTTGCAGTCGATGCTCGAAGGACTGCTGGCCGGGATCAACTATTCGGCCAGCTTCCTGCTAATGCACTTCCTGCATTTTTCGCTGGCCACCAAGCAGCCCGCGATGACGGCCCCCACCATCGCCCGCGAACTCGACGGCGCGGGTACGCCAGAAGGCGTGCAAAGTTTCGTGGCGTCGGTGATCGCCTTGATCCGCACTCAGGCGGCAGCGATTCTCGGCAATGTGCTGCTGGTGTTTCCAGTCTGTCTCGGGGTGCAGTTGCTGTGGCAAACGCTGTTCCATAGCAATCTGATTTCGCCCGAAAAAGCGCACGCCACGCTGCACTCGTTCTCGCTGCTTGGCCCCACCCCGTTTTATGCCGCGCTAACTGGCGTGCTGCTGTGGTCATCCAGCCTGCTGGCGGGCTGGGCCGACAACTGGTTCGTACTGCATCGGGTCGCGGATGCGCTGTGCTACAACCGCCGCTTGCGCATGACCCTGGGAGCCGCAGGCGCGGCGCGTCTGGCGCAGTTTTGCCGCTCGAATATCGCCGGAGTCGCGGGCAATATCACGCTCGGCATGATGCTTGGCCTCGTGCCCGCGATTCTCACGGCCTTCGCCTTCACCTTCGAAGTGCGCCACGTCACGCTCAGCTCTGGCTCGATTGGCATCGCGCTGGGCGTGCTAGGCCGTAACGCACTGCATCAGCCCGAGCTCTGGTGGGCCGTGGCTGGCGTAGGCAGCATGGCCATCCTCAACGTAGCCGTGAGCTTCGCGCTGGCGTTTTATATGGCGGTACGCTCACGCGACCTGCGTCACTCGCATGTGCGCTCGTTGCGCGGGGCGGTTTGGCGTCAGATCTTCAAACGGCCACTGGATCTCGTCTGGCCCGCGAAGCGTCAGCAGCAACCTCGCTAA
- a CDS encoding THUMP domain-containing class I SAM-dependent RNA methyltransferase: MSFDFFTPCPRGLEATLAAELSEIAAQHLNGAPFTPGAQVPGGVHFRGGWTAGMAVNLHSRLASRVLLKIAQRPYRSEQDIYALALEQRWEQWFSARDTLRVDVTAIKSPLRSLEFTTLRVKDAICDRLRDVSGDRPSIDTSAPDVRVFAFLTATDCTLYLDTSGDPLFKRGWRLDKGAAPLRENLAAGILRLTGWTTGTPLYDPMCGSGTFLAEAAQVALGIAPGTERSFGFERLKQYDAPAWKSLKGAALETRRAARSSRADLQIFGSDISGDMLDKARANFERAGLPGIPLKQVDARGMAPPCTTPGILVANPPYGERIEVRGRNARGELRESQAGEREGREGRERRSAEGFQRVHEEAPDSEFFQLLGDSLKQRFTGWHAFILTSDRKLPGQLRLRESTKTPLFNGALECRLFRFDLIAGSVRQRPA, encoded by the coding sequence ATGTCCTTCGATTTTTTCACTCCCTGCCCACGCGGCCTTGAAGCGACGCTAGCCGCCGAACTCAGCGAGATCGCCGCGCAGCATCTCAATGGCGCACCGTTCACCCCAGGCGCGCAAGTGCCAGGCGGGGTGCATTTTCGCGGCGGCTGGACCGCAGGCATGGCGGTCAACCTGCATTCACGCCTCGCTAGCCGGGTCCTGCTGAAGATCGCCCAGCGCCCCTATCGCAGCGAACAGGACATCTACGCACTGGCTCTTGAGCAGCGCTGGGAACAATGGTTTTCCGCCCGCGACACCCTGCGGGTCGACGTCACCGCGATCAAGTCACCGTTACGCAGCCTCGAATTCACCACGCTGCGGGTCAAGGACGCGATCTGCGACCGCCTGCGCGACGTCAGCGGCGATCGCCCCAGCATCGACACCAGCGCGCCCGACGTGCGCGTCTTCGCCTTTCTCACCGCCACCGATTGCACGCTCTATCTCGACACCTCCGGCGACCCGCTGTTCAAGCGCGGCTGGCGTCTCGACAAAGGGGCCGCGCCCTTGCGCGAGAACCTCGCCGCTGGCATTTTGCGTTTGACTGGCTGGACTACCGGCACGCCGCTATACGACCCGATGTGCGGCAGCGGCACATTTCTCGCGGAGGCCGCGCAAGTGGCGCTAGGTATCGCACCCGGCACCGAACGCAGCTTCGGCTTTGAGCGGCTCAAGCAATACGACGCCCCGGCCTGGAAAAGCCTCAAAGGCGCAGCGCTTGAAACCAGACGCGCCGCCCGCAGCTCGCGCGCTGATTTACAAATTTTCGGCAGTGATATTTCCGGCGACATGCTCGATAAGGCCCGCGCCAACTTCGAACGAGCTGGTTTGCCAGGCATTCCACTCAAGCAAGTCGATGCCCGTGGGATGGCCCCGCCCTGCACCACGCCGGGCATTCTGGTCGCCAACCCGCCGTATGGCGAACGAATTGAAGTACGCGGCCGCAACGCGCGCGGCGAATTGCGGGAAAGCCAGGCGGGCGAGCGTGAAGGACGTGAAGGACGCGAAAGACGCAGTGCTGAAGGTTTTCAGCGGGTTCATGAAGAAGCGCCCGATAGCGAGTTTTTTCAGCTGCTCGGCGACTCGCTCAAACAGCGCTTTACCGGCTGGCACGCCTTTATCCTGACGTCGGACCGGAAACTGCCAGGCCAGTTACGCCTGCGCGAATCCACCAAAACACCGCTCTTTAATGGCGCGCTCGAATGCCGCCTGTTCCGTTTCGACCTGATCGCAGGCAGCGTGCGGCAACGGCCCGCCTGA
- a CDS encoding serine hydrolase domain-containing protein — protein sequence MSNCKTKLLILSFALLIATNVNAKNTENTCGVPDLATCPTPLDKNLPDVKNMLTWNKSERLIGFRNDYRAYPGDVFKHDKATALPHTEKPLTNVSYSVNGKSYNLADYLKRENVKGFLVIKNGAIAYEYYGDGNTKDTLWTSRSVGKSIVSTLVGAAIKDGKIKSLDDKLTVYKPDLKGTAWENVTLKQLIQHTSGVNWNEDYKNPNSDFSRLTQCEASKDTYQCVAKLVYGVSRDAKVKPGEVWSYTTGGAWLLGDILERATGMPIAQYLQQKIWMPSGMANDGVWHSYQPGKHDIGGHGFNATLEDWGRFGLFVLRNGESANGAATLPDGWVQQASQWNKAKNSVSAAHPEGIYGYQWWNNSVPLNAKNVAPKGDANTNATLWAIGIFGQMIAVNQKENLVMVQWSTWDEAEPAFDAEPLEASLMFNSIANALRK from the coding sequence ATGAGCAATTGCAAGACAAAACTATTAATCCTGTCGTTCGCGCTATTGATAGCGACGAACGTTAACGCCAAAAATACTGAAAACACCTGCGGCGTGCCTGATCTGGCCACATGCCCGACACCGCTTGACAAAAATCTGCCTGATGTCAAAAACATGCTGACATGGAACAAGTCAGAACGCTTAATCGGTTTCAGAAACGATTACCGGGCTTATCCCGGCGATGTATTTAAACATGACAAAGCCACTGCATTGCCACACACTGAAAAACCATTAACCAACGTCAGTTACAGCGTAAATGGCAAGAGCTATAATCTGGCCGATTATCTCAAGCGAGAAAATGTTAAAGGTTTTCTGGTTATTAAAAATGGCGCTATTGCTTATGAATATTATGGCGACGGCAATACCAAAGACACACTATGGACCTCCCGCTCAGTAGGGAAATCCATCGTTTCCACCCTGGTCGGCGCAGCCATCAAGGACGGCAAAATCAAATCGCTGGACGATAAATTAACCGTCTACAAGCCCGACCTGAAAGGAACCGCATGGGAAAACGTGACGCTGAAGCAATTGATTCAGCACACCTCCGGCGTGAACTGGAACGAGGACTATAAAAATCCCAATTCTGATTTTTCCCGGCTGACGCAATGCGAAGCGAGCAAAGACACTTACCAATGCGTAGCCAAACTGGTGTATGGCGTGAGCCGCGATGCCAAGGTAAAACCCGGCGAAGTCTGGTCCTATACCACCGGCGGAGCATGGCTGCTGGGCGATATTCTCGAACGCGCCACCGGCATGCCAATTGCCCAGTATCTGCAACAGAAAATCTGGATGCCATCCGGCATGGCAAACGATGGTGTCTGGCATTCGTATCAGCCAGGCAAACACGATATTGGCGGGCACGGCTTTAATGCAACCCTGGAAGACTGGGGCCGTTTTGGCCTGTTTGTTTTGCGTAATGGGGAATCCGCTAATGGCGCAGCCACTTTGCCGGACGGATGGGTGCAACAGGCCTCGCAGTGGAACAAGGCTAAAAATTCGGTATCAGCGGCCCATCCAGAAGGTATTTACGGCTATCAGTGGTGGAACAATAGCGTCCCGCTCAATGCGAAGAATGTCGCACCAAAAGGCGATGCCAATACCAATGCCACGTTATGGGCAATAGGCATTTTTGGCCAGATGATCGCCGTGAACCAGAAAGAAAACCTGGTAATGGTGCAATGGTCGACATGGGACGAAGCTGAGCCCGCCTTTGATGCTGAGCCGCTTGAAGCCTCATTAATGTTTAATTCAATCGCAAACGCACTCAGGAAGTAG
- a CDS encoding NAD(P)(+) transhydrogenase (Re/Si-specific) subunit beta — protein MSMNIVTLLYLIASVCFIQALKGLSNPKSARTGNLFGMAGMALAIFTTLALIVKQATSPGVDLTLGLGLVLAALVVGGAVGAVVAARVEMTKMPELVAAMHSLIGLAAVCIAYAVVSEPAAFGLGSASDATPGFLPYGNRVELFIGTFVGAITFSGSVIAFGKLSGKYRFRLFQGAPVVYPGQHLLNLMLALALLGFGVIFVLTQAWLPFIVMTLLAFVLGVLMIIPIGGADMPVVVSMLNSYSGWAAAGIGFSLNNPMLIIAGSLVGSSGAILSYIMCRAMNRSFFNVLLGGFGAQPGAAAADAREQRPVKSGSADDAAFMLSNAETVVIVPGYGLAVARAQHALKELTTKLVAKGIDVRYAIHPVAGRMPGHMNVLLAEAEVPYEQVYEMDDINSEFGQTDVVLVLGANDVVNPAAKNDPGSPIAGMPIIEAYKARTVIVNKRSMAAGYAGLDNDLFYMDKTMMVFGDAKKVIEEMVKAVE, from the coding sequence ATGAGCATGAATATCGTCACGCTGCTGTATCTGATTGCGTCGGTGTGCTTTATTCAGGCGCTCAAAGGGCTATCGAATCCCAAAAGCGCCCGCACCGGCAACCTGTTCGGCATGGCGGGGATGGCGCTGGCGATTTTCACCACGCTGGCGCTGATCGTGAAGCAGGCCACATCACCAGGCGTGGATCTGACGCTTGGACTGGGCCTGGTGCTGGCGGCGCTGGTGGTGGGCGGTGCGGTGGGCGCGGTGGTGGCGGCGCGCGTCGAAATGACGAAGATGCCCGAGCTGGTTGCCGCGATGCATTCGCTGATTGGCCTCGCGGCGGTGTGCATTGCCTATGCCGTGGTGTCGGAGCCAGCCGCGTTTGGCCTCGGCTCAGCCAGCGACGCGACGCCGGGCTTCTTGCCCTACGGCAACCGGGTCGAATTGTTTATTGGCACGTTTGTCGGGGCGATTACGTTTTCGGGCTCGGTGATCGCGTTTGGCAAGCTGTCGGGCAAGTACCGCTTCCGTTTGTTTCAGGGCGCGCCGGTGGTGTATCCAGGCCAGCATCTGCTGAACCTGATGCTGGCGCTCGCGTTGCTGGGGTTTGGCGTGATTTTCGTGCTGACCCAGGCGTGGCTGCCGTTCATCGTGATGACCCTGCTGGCGTTCGTGCTCGGGGTGCTGATGATTATTCCGATTGGCGGCGCGGACATGCCAGTGGTGGTGTCGATGCTGAATTCGTACTCCGGCTGGGCCGCAGCAGGCATTGGCTTTTCGCTGAACAACCCGATGCTGATCATTGCGGGATCGCTGGTGGGCTCGTCGGGCGCGATTCTGTCTTACATCATGTGCCGCGCGATGAACCGGTCGTTTTTCAACGTGCTTTTAGGCGGTTTTGGCGCACAGCCAGGAGCCGCCGCTGCGGATGCCCGCGAGCAGCGGCCCGTGAAATCGGGCTCTGCCGATGACGCCGCGTTCATGCTGAGCAATGCAGAAACGGTGGTGATCGTGCCGGGCTATGGCCTGGCGGTGGCGCGGGCGCAGCACGCGTTGAAGGAGCTGACAACCAAGCTGGTGGCCAAGGGCATCGACGTGCGCTATGCGATTCATCCGGTGGCGGGACGCATGCCAGGGCACATGAACGTGCTGCTGGCGGAAGCGGAAGTGCCGTATGAGCAGGTGTACGAAATGGACGACATCAACAGCGAGTTTGGCCAGACGGACGTGGTGCTGGTGCTCGGAGCCAACGACGTGGTGAACCCCGCAGCGAAAAACGACCCAGGCTCACCGATTGCGGGAATGCCGATCATCGAGGCCTACAAGGCGCGCACGGTGATTGTGAACAAGCGCTCGATGGCGGCGGGCTATGCCGGCCTGGATAACGATTTGTTCTATATGGACAAGACGATGATGGTGTTTGGCGATGCAAAGAAAGTGATTGAGGAGATGGTTAAAGCGGTGGAGTAG